One window from the genome of Clarias gariepinus isolate MV-2021 ecotype Netherlands chromosome 15, CGAR_prim_01v2, whole genome shotgun sequence encodes:
- the rpl37a gene encoding 60S ribosomal protein L37a, producing MAKRTKKVGIVGKYGTRYGASLRKMVKKIEISQHAKYTCSFCGKTKMKRRAVGIWHCGSCMKTVAGGAWTYNTTSAVTVKSAIKRLKEMKDQ from the exons ATG gcCAAGCGCACCAAGAAGGTGGGAATTGTTGGGAAGTACGGTACCCGTTATGGTGCCTCACTCAGGAAGATGGTGAAAAAGATTGAGATCAGCCAGCACGCCAAGTACACCTGCTCCTTCTGTGGCAAG ACCAAGATGAAGAGACGAGCTGTTGGCATCTGGCACTGTGGTTCCTGCATGAAAACTGTTGCTGGAGGTGCCTGGACATACAA CACAACGTCTGCTGTCACAGTCAAGTCTGCCATCAAGAGACTGAAGGAGATGAAGGACCAGTAA